The DNA region GATGAAGCGCGTGGCGGGCAAGGAAGTGAAAGGCGCACCGCACGAAACTCTGTTGGTTGTAGACGCAGTGACCGGGCAGAACGGTTTGAGCCAGGCGCGCGAATTTTTGAAAGCTGCGCAAGTGACTGGCTTGGTGCTGACCAAACTGGATGGCACAGCCAAAGGCGGCATCGCGGTGGCGATTGCGAAGGAATTAAGTCTGCCGATTCGCTATTGCGGGATTGGCGAGCAGGCGGATGATTTGGTAGTTTTTGACGCGCGCGCGTATGTGGATGGCCTGTTCGAATAGCAGTCAATGACCGATCCCGATTTCATTCAGCTCACCTTGGACTTGGCCGCGCAAGGCTCAGGCTTGGTCAGCCCCAATCCGCTCGTCGGTTCGCTCGTCGTTAAAGATGGTGCGATTGTCGGGCGCGGCTTTCATCGTTACGCCGAATTCAAACACGCCGAAGTCTGGGCGCTCGAAGAAGCAGGCGCGCAGGCCCGAGGCGCGACGGTTTACGTCAACCTCGAACCTTGTTCGCACCAGGACGCGGACAAACGCACGCCGCCCTGTGTGCAGGCGTTGATTGATGCAGGCGTCAAACGGGTCGTTGCGGCGATGGTTGATCCCAATCCGCGCGTGAACGGGCGCGGCTTTGCGCAGTTGCGCGCCGCTGGTATCGAAGTCGAGGTCGGCGTATTGAACGAAGCCGCGCAACGCTTGAACGAGAAGTTCATCAAATTCGTCACGACCGGGTTGCCGTTCGTGCTGATGAAAACGGCCTGCTCGTTGGATGGCCGCATCGCTACACACACGGGCGAGAGCAAGTGGATTACAGGCGAGGCGGCGCGCGCGGCTTCGCAAGCGTTGCGGCACGAGTGCGACGCCATTCTGGTGGGGATCGGCACGGTGCTGGCCGATGATCCGGCGTTGACCGACCGCACCGGCTTGCCGCGGCATCGTCCGCTCACCCGCGTGGTGTTGGATTCAAACCTGCGCCTGCCGCTTGAATCACAATTAGTGCAAACCGCGCGCGTCACGCCGCTCATCGTGTTTACCAGCGCGAACAAAACCGGGCAGCAGGCGCAATTGGTTGCCGCCGGCGTGCAGCTTGTTCGGGTTGCACGCGGCATTGATGGTTTGGATTTGCCGCAAGTTCTGCGCGAATTGGGGCAGCGGCAAATCACCAGCTTGATTGTCGAAGGCGGCGCGGACGTGGCGGGTTCGTTTGTGCAACAACGCCTGCTCGATAAAGCGAGTTTCTTTCTCGCGCCGAAACTGCTCGGCGGGCGCGCCGCTTATCCGGCCATCGGCGGCGCAGGCTTTGCCCGTTTAGATGACGCCCTGCAACTGTGCGACATCACCATCCAGCAGCACGGCGCGGACCTTGAATTGACCGGCTATCCGATTGCAGATTGAGGATTGCAGATTGCGGACTGCCCCAATCTGCAATCCTCAATCTGCAATCTCCAATCTCAAATCTGCAATCAAACAATGAAAGCAAAACGCAGCCTCGGACAAAACTTTCTCGTTGATACGGACTATCAACAACGCATCCTCAATGCCGTGCAACCACGCGCTGGCGAGACAATCATCGAAATTGGCCCTGGACATGGCGCTTTGACGGAAGGGCTGGTCAACAGCGGCGCAGCAGTGTTGGCCGTCGAATTGGATCAAGAATTGATTCCGGCCTTGCACCATCAATTCGCCGCGCACGAGAACTTTCGCATGCTGGCTGCCGATGCGTTGAAAGTCGATTTCTGCGTGGCGATTGCGCCTGCGACGTCGGCGCGCGTCGTCGCCAATCTACCCTACAACGTTTCAACGCCGATCATTCAACACATGTTGGTGCAGCGTTATTGCCTGCGCGAATTGACCGTGATGTTGCAGCGCGAAGTCGTCGAGCGCATGACGGCTGAACCCGGTGGCAAGGAATACGGCGTGCTGTCGGTGCTGGTGCAGTTTTATTGCGAGGCCGTGCATCTCTTCGACGTACCGCCGGGGGCCTTCCGCCCGATTCCCAAAGTCTGGTCGAGTGTGGTGCGCTTGACGGTGCACGAAACCCCAGTGGTTGCGGTGCGCGATGAGGCGTTGTTTATCGAATTGGTCAAAGTGCTGTTTGCCCAGCGCCGCAAGACGATTTACAACAATTTGCGGGCGGGGCGCGCGCGCCTGGGGCTGGCAGATGAAGCCGCCATCGAGATGGTTTTAAGTGCCGCCCAGCTTGATCCACGCCGCCGTGGCGAAACGCTCTCGCTGACAGAAATTGCCGTGTTGGCCGATCAGGTGCCGGCGCACAATCCTAGCCCTGGCTCGTAAAATTTCTGTTTCGGTGGCGCTGCCACCCGTACCCAGCCACGTGCATCTGTTTTATACTGCGCGCCGAGGGAAGCCCAAACCAAATCACAGGAGAACATCATGAAAACTACGAGCAAACCTACGCCCGCCAATGTCGCGCTGCTCATCGCGACCAAGAAGGGCGGCTTTATTTTGCGCGGCGACGCGAAGCGCCGTGGGTGGGAGTTGAACGGGCCGCACTTTTTAGGCCACATCGTCCATCACATCATGCTTGATCCGCGCGACGGCAAGACGCTGTTGCTGGCGGCCAAAACCGGGCATCTCGGCCCGACCGTTTTTCGTTCGACCAACTTTGGCAAAACGTGGAAAGAAGCCGCCAAACCACCCGCCTTTCCCAAAGCGCCCGAAGGCGAGAAGGGCCGCGCTGTTGATCACGTCTTTTGGCTGACGCCCGGCCACGCCAGCGAGCCGAACGTCTGGTACGCCGGGACTTCGCCGAAAGCTCTGTTTCGTTCAGAGGATGGCGGCGTTAGTTGGGAACCAGTTTCCGGCTTCAACGACAACCCGCTGTACCCGCAATGGAGCGGCGGCCCCGGTGACGGCACGCCCGATGGGCCGAAGCTGCATTCGGTGATTGTGGATGTCGCCGATCCGAATCATCTTTACCTTGGCATGTCCGGCGGCGGTGTGTTTGAAAGTACCGACAAAGGCGCGAACTGGCAGCCGCTCAACGCGGGTTGCGAAGCCAATTTCATGCCCGATCCTTATCCCGAATACGGCCAGGACCCGCATTGTATGCGGCAGCATCCGCTCAATCCGGACGTGCTCTATCAGCAAAACCATTGCGGCATTTACCGCATTGAACGCCCCAGCAACACTTGGGTGCGCATCGGCATGAAGATGCCCAAAAAGATCGGTGACATCGGCTTCCCGATGGTTTTGCACCCGCGCGATCCGAATACGTGTTGGGTTTTTCCGATGGATGGCACGCAGGTCTGGCCGCGCACTTCGCCCGGCGGCAAACCGGCGGCGTATGTGACACGCAATGCGGGCAAGACCTGGCAGCGACAGGATGTTGGCTTGCCGCCAGAAAACGCCTGGTTCACCGTCTTTCGCCAAGCCATGACAGCGGATGCTTGTGACCCGGTTGGGTTGTATTTCGGCAATACCGCTGGCGAGATTTGGGCCAGCACGAACGAAGGCGAGAAATGGTCGTGCATCGCGCGCCATTTGCCGCACATTTACGCGGTCGAAGCCACCACAGTGAAGTAGTTGGGAGTGAATATGAAAGTGCACATTCCGAGTCCCTTGCTTTCGTATACGCAACAGCGCGCCGATGTCGAAGCCGCTGGCGCAACGGTCGCAGAACTGCTCGATGATCTGAATCGTCAGTTTCCCGGCCTGCGCTTTCGGATGATTGATGAGCAGGACGCGATTCGCCAGCACATGCGCATCTTCGTCAACGGCGAGCAGATTGACGGCTTGGCGGCGCCCTTAACACCTGTAGATGAGGTGTATATCTTGCAGGCGTTGAGTGGCGGGTGAGAACGTTGCTGCGGTACGAGGAGCGGTAGCGACTTGGCAACTCGGCAGGTTGCATATGCCGGAGCACCAAGTCGCTACCGCTCCTCGTACCGCATAAGCCCATAACCCTGCACCTATTTTTAGAACATTTGGTGCGTATGAACTACGCGCATAAACTGAATCCCGATTCCTGAATCCTGACGACTGTTTGCTAGAAAGTCGTCAGGATTCAGGAATCGGGATTCAGTTGTTCTCTCATTGGTCGGCATCCCTAAGCCAGCTTGACCGAAATCAGCTTCGAGACGCCGGGGTCCTCCATCGTCACGCCATACAGCGTGCGCGCCACTTCCATCGTGCGTTTGCTGTGGGTGATGACCATGAACTGAGTGAACTGGCTCATCTCCATGATCTTGTCCGAGAAGCGCCCGATGTTCATTTCATCCAGCGGCGCGTCCACCTCATCGAGCAGGCAGAAGGGGCTGGGGCGATATTTGAAGATGCCCATGACCAACGCGATGGCGGTCATGGCTTTTTCGCCGCCGGAAAGCAGCAGCACGTTTTGCAGCCGTTTGCCGGGCGGTTGCGCGATGATCTCAATGCCGCTTTCCAAA from Acidobacteriota bacterium includes:
- a CDS encoding glycosyl hydrolase — encoded protein: MKTTSKPTPANVALLIATKKGGFILRGDAKRRGWELNGPHFLGHIVHHIMLDPRDGKTLLLAAKTGHLGPTVFRSTNFGKTWKEAAKPPAFPKAPEGEKGRAVDHVFWLTPGHASEPNVWYAGTSPKALFRSEDGGVSWEPVSGFNDNPLYPQWSGGPGDGTPDGPKLHSVIVDVADPNHLYLGMSGGGVFESTDKGANWQPLNAGCEANFMPDPYPEYGQDPHCMRQHPLNPDVLYQQNHCGIYRIERPSNTWVRIGMKMPKKIGDIGFPMVLHPRDPNTCWVFPMDGTQVWPRTSPGGKPAAYVTRNAGKTWQRQDVGLPPENAWFTVFRQAMTADACDPVGLYFGNTAGEIWASTNEGEKWSCIARHLPHIYAVEATTVK
- the ribD gene encoding bifunctional diaminohydroxyphosphoribosylaminopyrimidine deaminase/5-amino-6-(5-phosphoribosylamino)uracil reductase RibD — translated: MTDPDFIQLTLDLAAQGSGLVSPNPLVGSLVVKDGAIVGRGFHRYAEFKHAEVWALEEAGAQARGATVYVNLEPCSHQDADKRTPPCVQALIDAGVKRVVAAMVDPNPRVNGRGFAQLRAAGIEVEVGVLNEAAQRLNEKFIKFVTTGLPFVLMKTACSLDGRIATHTGESKWITGEAARAASQALRHECDAILVGIGTVLADDPALTDRTGLPRHRPLTRVVLDSNLRLPLESQLVQTARVTPLIVFTSANKTGQQAQLVAAGVQLVRVARGIDGLDLPQVLRELGQRQITSLIVEGGADVAGSFVQQRLLDKASFFLAPKLLGGRAAYPAIGGAGFARLDDALQLCDITIQQHGADLELTGYPIAD
- a CDS encoding MoaD/ThiS family protein translates to MKVHIPSPLLSYTQQRADVEAAGATVAELLDDLNRQFPGLRFRMIDEQDAIRQHMRIFVNGEQIDGLAAPLTPVDEVYILQALSGG
- the rsmA gene encoding ribosomal RNA small subunit methyltransferase A; this encodes MKAKRSLGQNFLVDTDYQQRILNAVQPRAGETIIEIGPGHGALTEGLVNSGAAVLAVELDQELIPALHHQFAAHENFRMLAADALKVDFCVAIAPATSARVVANLPYNVSTPIIQHMLVQRYCLRELTVMLQREVVERMTAEPGGKEYGVLSVLVQFYCEAVHLFDVPPGAFRPIPKVWSSVVRLTVHETPVVAVRDEALFIELVKVLFAQRRKTIYNNLRAGRARLGLADEAAIEMVLSAAQLDPRRRGETLSLTEIAVLADQVPAHNPSPGS